Proteins encoded in a region of the Pantoea agglomerans genome:
- the alsS gene encoding acetolactate synthase AlsS, which translates to MKTLKTNVLWNSGADLVVAQLEAQGVNHVFGIPGAKIDKVFDSLVDSPIQLIPVRHEANAAFMAAAVGRLTGSAGVALVTSGPGCSNLVTGMATATSEGDPVVAIGGAVKRSDSAKQVHQSMDTVSMFRPVTKFAVEVTDASALAECVSNAFRHAENGRGGGAFISLPQDIVDQPVSGTPLQHKGRVTLGAAPDSLVEAVSREIARAKNPVILLGLMASQPENSEAIHELLSKSRIPVTSTYQAAGAVRQEHFSRFAGRIGLFNNQAGDRLLQQADLIITIGYSPVEYEPAMWNSGKAMLVHIDVLPAEADNLYLPDAELVGDIAQTVRKIAARIASPLQLSEAAAAVLEDRRQQRQLLAMQGASLDQFALHPLRIVRAMQDIINNDVSLTVDMGSFHIWIARYLYSFRARQIMISNGQQTMGVALPWAIGAWLVDPSRKVVSVSGDGGFLQSSMELETAVRLKANILHIIWVDNAYNMVAIQEEKKYQRLSGVNFGPVDFKAYAEAFGAAGFAVNSAAELEPTLRKAMDVNGPAVVALPVDYSDNPLLMGQLHLSQLL; encoded by the coding sequence ATGAAAACGCTAAAAACCAACGTGCTCTGGAACAGCGGCGCCGATCTCGTGGTGGCGCAGCTTGAAGCGCAGGGCGTCAACCATGTGTTCGGCATTCCCGGCGCCAAAATCGACAAGGTATTCGATTCGCTGGTGGATTCCCCTATTCAGCTAATCCCGGTGAGGCATGAGGCGAACGCCGCCTTTATGGCGGCCGCGGTCGGCAGGCTGACCGGCAGCGCCGGCGTGGCGCTGGTCACCTCGGGGCCGGGCTGCTCGAACCTCGTGACCGGCATGGCCACCGCCACCAGCGAAGGCGATCCGGTGGTGGCGATTGGCGGCGCGGTGAAGCGTTCCGACAGCGCCAAGCAGGTTCATCAGAGCATGGATACCGTGTCGATGTTTCGTCCGGTGACGAAATTCGCCGTAGAGGTTACCGACGCCTCTGCGCTGGCCGAATGCGTGTCCAACGCTTTTCGCCATGCTGAGAACGGCCGCGGCGGCGGCGCCTTTATCAGCCTGCCGCAGGATATCGTCGACCAGCCGGTGTCAGGCACGCCGCTGCAGCACAAGGGACGCGTCACGCTGGGCGCCGCGCCCGATTCGCTGGTCGAGGCGGTCAGCCGCGAAATCGCCCGGGCCAAAAATCCGGTGATCCTGCTGGGCCTGATGGCGAGCCAGCCAGAGAACAGCGAGGCGATCCACGAGCTGCTGAGCAAAAGCCGCATTCCCGTCACCAGCACCTATCAGGCGGCCGGCGCGGTGCGTCAGGAGCACTTTTCGCGCTTTGCCGGACGTATCGGCCTGTTTAACAACCAGGCGGGCGATCGTCTGCTGCAGCAGGCCGATTTGATCATCACCATCGGCTACAGCCCGGTTGAGTATGAGCCCGCGATGTGGAACAGCGGAAAAGCGATGCTGGTGCATATCGATGTGCTGCCGGCGGAGGCTGACAATCTCTACCTGCCTGACGCCGAGCTGGTGGGTGATATCGCCCAGACCGTGCGTAAAATCGCCGCGCGCATCGCCTCGCCGCTGCAGCTCAGCGAGGCGGCCGCCGCCGTGCTGGAGGATCGCCGCCAGCAACGGCAGCTGCTGGCGATGCAGGGCGCCAGCCTGGATCAGTTCGCGCTGCATCCGCTGCGCATCGTGCGCGCCATGCAGGACATCATCAACAACGACGTCAGCCTGACCGTCGACATGGGCAGCTTTCATATCTGGATCGCCCGTTATCTTTACAGCTTCCGCGCGCGTCAAATCATGATTTCCAACGGGCAGCAGACGATGGGCGTCGCGCTGCCGTGGGCTATCGGCGCCTGGCTGGTGGATCCGTCGCGCAAAGTGGTGTCGGTCTCAGGCGACGGCGGATTTTTGCAGTCGAGCATGGAGCTGGAAACCGCCGTCAGGCTGAAGGCCAACATTCTGCACATTATCTGGGTCGATAACGCCTACAACATGGTCGCCATCCAGGAGGAGAAAAAGTACCAGCGCCTCTCCGGCGTCAACTTCGGCCCGGTCGACTTTAAAGCCTATGCCGAAGCCTTCGGCGCGGCCGGGTTTGCGGTAAACAGCGCGGCAGAGCTGGAGCCGACGCTGCGCAAAGCGATGGATGTGAACGGGCCGGCTGTGGTTGCCCTTCCCGTCGACTACAGCGACAACCCGCTGCTGATGGGACAGCTTCATCTCAGCCAGCTGCTCTGA